The sequence below is a genomic window from Equus caballus isolate H_3958 breed thoroughbred chromosome 11, TB-T2T, whole genome shotgun sequence.
TCAGGCCCTCAGGCAAAGCTCAGTCCCTTCCCAATTCATCTTCTCAACCTTCCTATTGTACCTGCAGATCCAATACCCTTCCCACTGGTTAAAAAAAGATCTTGGAACAGACACCGCCTGGTTACTCATTACACATTTATTGTACATTTTCACAATCTGGATGCGCCACAGAATTGGGGGCATGGGGTGAGGGAAGGGGGGGCAGGGGACACTGGGATAATATGGGGGGGTCTAGAAcacagcacccccacccccagcatctcTCCCTACCCTTTCATACCACAGCTTACATCTCCCTGCTCCCCCTCTACACAGAAACTTTAAGTGTGGGGGGAAGAGTTTGGGGGGGTCCCCTCCAGTGGCAGGTTAAGGGACTGCACTCTTAGACCCCTAAAATTGTGCCATTTAAAAAGACATTAGACCATTCCTCTATCTCTTCACTAAAGGAGGAGGCAGCTCTATCTTTGGGTTCGACCACCTTAGAGAGGGGCGAGAATCCCCATCTTCCAGCAAGTCCATATACACATTGGCAGTGACTAGTACCCCACCCTGAATTCAGGGGGGCAGTCAGAGGAGCTGGGCAGTGATGGGGGCAACACCCCCCAAATTGGGGAGGAGGGTTTTCAGTCCAACCCCCAGCAGGGGCGGGGCCCGAGGAGATTTCAGGCAGGAACTGGGGGGATTCTCTGCCCTGTCCTACTCCTCCCCAAGGCAGTGATGACCCCCACACACTGGTAGCCACCTCTCCCAAAAGAAATCACATTGTGGCCAACCCCCAACTCTcctggtgggagggggaggagccagATCAGGCagatgggagggaaggagatCCCATGGGAATGTCAGTTGGGTGCCCCACATGAAAACTGGGGAGCAGGAATGTGGGGAGAGACTCCAAGTGGCAGAATTATTGGTCCATCATAACACACTGAACTCCAAGACACTTACACACcagctggggggagggagaggaggggacaaAAGGTTTGGAAAATGGGGGTAGGGGAGGCAAACCGGACTAGAGGGGCTAGGAGGGGGCGATTCTGGGGGCCAGAACAGCCTGGCTCCCTGAAAGCCCAGGCTCCCCACCACCTGTAAGTGATGTCATGCAAATGAAAGTGTGATACAAGGACCAATGGGGACTAactcctcagtaaaaaagaaacaccggttgaaagaataaagagaagagtgatggaacaaaaaaggaaaccaaaaggGATGTCAGTATGCAAATGATTGCTAATTAACATGCTGGAAGCTCCCAGAAGACCCTGGGATTCTTAGGACCAAGTGGGGCTAGTCTCAGAGCCTCCCACCGATGCAAAGAAGATGCACCTGAGGAGGCCTGGAcagttgctttttgttttattttgtaggGGAGTGGGGGTACGGGGAAAGCCAGGGTGGAAGGAAGGATCAGCTAAAtccaagggaaggaggagaggaagagggactATTGCATAGCAGATGCAAATGAAGGGACTTGGGCCTGGttagggagagagggaaagggaaggagggaaggagaaggggagtgATGGGAACCTCAGGAAGGGGTGTTAAGGACAACCGGAAAAATCTTCTAGTAATAAAACTACAAACagaccaaatatatataatattatatatgtataaataacagCTGGCTATTTACAGGGGGGcaacacacacggacacacacacacggttCCAGGGGAGGGGGGGCTGGAAGATATGGCTGAGAGGTGGAGGAGCGGctggggatggaggggagaggCCCTTCTCTGGGCAGGGCAGGCTCCTCAGGGGTTTAAGAGCTGAAGTAAACTgtagagagggaaagagaaggaagaagacggagaggggagaagagagagagagagagagagaaagcagtgtgtcaggcctggccctgctcccaTCCTCCCCACTTCCCAGCTGGCTGACATCCCTTCCCCTCTCAGCCTCAGGTTTTCCATCTGCAATGCAAAGGGGCTGGACAGGTGGGTTCCAAGGTCTGTTCAACTCCATGGTATGGCCTTGGGGCCACCAACCCCTAATCCTCTGGGCCTCCGAGACCACAAGCTCTCAAGGAGGTTGGCTTCCCAGCCATGTCTCAAGCCCCTGGGCCTTTCCTGCTCTCCCATCCCCCAATTCCAGGGTTCCCAGACTGCGCTCTTAGACCCAAAGGGTCCTCAACGGAACAGTAAGGATCTACCAGCTTTCTTGTTTCCAAAAATCTTAACAGAAATTGCCCAGAACCAGGCAAAGTGCAGGCTAAACATCAAGGTTTTGGGCTCTAGGTCAATCAGAACTGCCATGGCAGCTATATATGCTTTTTGCCGAACAGTAAAAACTAGGTTAATGACCTTCAAAACCCAGAATTTGCAGGGGGAAACCTCTCCAGAGAAAGGACCCTAGCCACTCCCGCCCCACTCAccgatgatgatgatgaggatgatggcgCAAATCACTCCCAAAATGATCATCatctgggggagagagagagggtaaGTGAGACAGACCGTGATACCCCATTCACTCACGAGTTCTCCAATCTGCCCTCCCACCTGCCTCCACACTTACCTTGAGGTTTTTCCACCAGTATTTGCGCTTGAGCTTGGCTGCACTTGTTTCAAACTGGGAGGCCCCTGCCTGAAGTGCGTCTGCACGATCGTCCAGCTCCGACAGCTTCTGGTCCCTCTCCAGGACCTTGTCCACGTTCACTCTCATGATGTCTACCACCTGGGGGAGGGGCCCACCTCAACGAGGGCACTTCTTGACCGTGCGCCCACATACGGAACATGCACCCCGATGCTGCCAGGCTAACATGCCAAGGACACACACAGAACATGCCTAGCACACCTGGGGACATGCAAGGGACACACATCAGGGGCATGCTGGAAGCCAGACATCTCAGATGTCATAGCAGCACCCTCTATTTATCAAGCCTCCAGCAGCCCGCCCATCACCAGAGCACACCTGCCCAGGCTGAAACACCCCCAGGCTAGCAAGGCTGACTAGCACCCCAGGGCCCTTCCAAGTGGTTGACAGGAATGGGGCATGGTATGTCTTTGTCTCAAAACTCATGAACGTGAACTGCCATCACCCTCAACCCAGATGGGCCCCACATCCCTGTTTGCCGGTCCTCAAGGTCCTTCCCACTGCCTTTGACACCCCCCCACACTCACCTCATCCACCTGAGCCTGGGTCTGCTGCAGTCTCCTGTTACTGGTGAGGTTTGGAGGGGGTGCAGGGGGGCCTCCCTCCCCAGTTGGGGCGGCGGGGGGGGCGGTGGCAGCGGTAGCCGACCTGAGGGGCAGGAACCCATTAAGACCCAGGGCCTGGAGCCTCCAACCCCGCAGCGAGGGCTCCGCCCATCTGcctgtccatccatccgtcccccacttcctccctccctggaagaaGGCCACCCGATGGGCGCCCTGGACTTCGTGGGGCCCCGCCGCCGATAAGCTGCATGACCTTGAGTGAGGCCTCCTCCCccctccgggcctcagtttcccggCCTGTCAAATGAGAGCGACCTCATAGACACGTTTCGAGATCGACCCGAAATGACTGGCGGCAGCGATGAcaggggcgggcgggcgccgggTCCGCTCCCTCCCGCGACCACCGCCCGCGCGGCCCGCCCGGGACGCGGGGCTCCGGCTGCCCGCGCGCAGTCACGGGCGCCGGCCTGGGCGCGGGGCCCGCGGGGGGCGCGGGCCGAACCCCGGGCACTCCCCGGGCCCGCACACAAGGGTGGCGGCCGACGCAGGCAAGCCCGGTGTGAGCGCGGGCGGCCGACTCACATGGCGTGGGCAGCGGGCGGAGGACTTGGCAGCTGCAGTGatggcagcggcggcggcggctcgcgCTGGCTCCGACTGGCGCTGGCTGCCCGGGACGGGAAGATGGCGGCCGCACGTCACCCACATCCGGGCActgcgggcgggggcggggcgcggcgggcgaCTCTTCGGGAGCCgggccgcgggggcggggcggggcgaggcgAGGCGGGCCTGGAGCCGCGGTGTCCCTGCACGTATCCTGGCCCGCGAGCCCCAAGCCTGATTGCCGCGGCTTCCCCACACCCACCGCCAGCCCGCCCTGCCTGGCCGCAGCCCTCACGGCACCCCGCCCCCACACCACGGCCTCCGTCCGCCGTGAAACCGCAAACCAGTCCCCACCGCACACCGCCCAAGGTCTCGGCCAGCACCCAGGTCCTAAGCCCTGGTGACGGCCTTCAGCACATGGAATGGGAGCGGGAAATCAGGTCCCCGGGGCAATGTGGATGGTTGGGACCCTGCTGCTGAGGTGGAGTGGAGCGGTGGGAGTGGGTCCCCAACCCATCACCCCGCAGGTGGATGTCTCAAGGGCGGTCTGGGGCCTCTGGCCGCTGGGGAGGAGGCTATGAAGTAAAGATGAAGCAGCCTCCCCGCCCCGCCTCACCCAAGTCACTGCAGCGTGTGAAAGCTGCCCCTCCTCACAACGAGTTCAGACCAGGGGTAGTTGGCAGGCCAGGCCCCACTGAGGTAGGGGCAAGTTTCGGACCCCAGGGAGGAGGGCACGACGCTGCCCCGTGGGACTGCTTCACGTGGTGGCCGCAGACCGGCCAAAACCTAGCTCTGGCCGAGTTGAGCCAGCTACCCCAGCCGCAGAAGGGCGCGGAGGAGGGCTCTGCCTTTGATCCCAGAGGCCTGGGCCCACAggacaggttttttgtttgtttatttgtttgttttaggggGAAGGAGGCCAGTAGGCAAGGGGGCACCTGCAGTACCCAGATTACATAGTACTACTTTACACAAAGATTAGCCTCATAGGTGTGAATTAGACAGTTCCTGTCTTGTCTCTGGACCCAAAATATATTACATCGTAGGCACTAAATATATACGTTTGTTAAATGGCTTGATCTGGAACCTGGTAGGAGGAGATTCTCCACGGCCCCTTCTGTCCCTGACTGGTCTCTCTTTAGGTCCTCTAAACAAACCCGGCAGCTGCACACACCCACCTCACTCATTCCCAGCAGAACTGGCAccgaggggaagagaagaggggaCCAGGTGAGCTGCCTGTCCGGAGGGGTGGCtcaaagcaagcctcaaaagtGAAGAAGAAGGCGCCTAGGGGAGGCCGAGTCAGGGTGCTCACTGCTTTcctggaaggggaggaggggaggcccgTGGCCTTGGTCTGAGACAAACAGGAGCCagcttcttccctcccccacccaggcTTCCCAGGGCCTCTGGGTGTGATAACCTCCCCCATGCAGTGCCCCACTCCCTCCCAGCAGAAGCCTGGGGACTGGCTCTGTCACCAGAGGTGTTGGTTTCCCAGCTGTCTGAGGGAGGTGAGTGAGCAGGGACTATGTGTTGGGTGTGGGGACTCAGCAGAGATAAGATGCTCttagctccctcctccccctaaGAGCAGCCACGTCCTTGGTCCTTGTGCACTGACACAGAATGTCAGGTGGCTCAATCTATGTGAAAAGGACGAAAAGAGCCTGGTCCATGAGGGCCTCAGGTTGTGCTGTGGGGTGCTAGCTCCTGCTTTATGGCCCTGAGACTATGCTACTTTCTAGCTAAAGAACAAAGATGCCAAATTCCAGCCTTTTAAGTTCAAAAGCCACAGTGTCTGGGTCTAAGACAGGGAAGGTTGGAAGGAGGTACAAACAGGCACagcccttcccccgccccccacctctgccccaacaCCCTGCACTAGCAGAGGAGAAGCTAGTGAAGGACCAGACAAGATGTTCAACGCTGGTTAGGAGTGATCCTCATTTTCCCTGATGGCCAAGTCTGGGGGATGTGTGAGAGACAGACCCAGAATATATGTAGGGAGCCAAGGCCATGAGGTGTGGCTTGGAAGGCTGGCACAATGCTATTGCTATTGGATCCTGGCGGCAGCAGGAGCAAGGTAGAAATGACGGCAGGTGTGATATGTGGAGGCGGGGACCCAGGAGGATTTATCTCAGAGAGAGGGCTCTCACTGTGCCCCCCTACCTGTGCTGTGGTGCTAAGGAAATCCCCCAATTTAGACCAGTGTGGAGGCAGGAGAAGGGGTGGGATGGGATCACTGAGTTCACCTGGAAATGAATGTTTTCTGCAAGCAAGTAGAATGGAGACCCAAACAGAGGTAGGTTAACTAAAGACAAAGTAGCGTGTTTACATAACTGAGATCGTGGCTTCTACATTTACCTGCTTGGGGGGTTGGCAGCCAAGTCTCTGGGCCCCACTCCCAAGGCTCACTGAAAGGATGTAGGAGGGCATCCAAGTTCACCTGTAACAAGCATCTCTGGTGACTCTGATGTAGGCAACACAGAGAAATCCTTTAataaaggttttcttttattgttttttcctcttctaacaACTGACTTAGAAGTTGGGATGGAAGGGGGCTGGGTCATTCCCGCACTGACTCATGAACTTGCTCCATCCATATGAGTCAAACCTGACGGAACTAGTAATTAGTTTCAGAGACCTTGTGTGTCCCTCAACGAGGCTTGTAAATCAAAAGCCTTTAATTAGGAGCAGAAGAAGCATGCCCTTGGGGATGCTGCCTGGAATGGGGACAGAGGGGCTAGCCCCAACCATCAGTCAGCTGCTCAAACCCTGTGACCTGGGGCTGAGCCCTCCAGTCCTGAATCAGGGAGGGGCCTGCCTGCCAAGCCCTGGGCTCCTGGAGGGAAGGGAAACTACCAGGGACCTACTGTGTGTCTGACACTTTACACAGATTGCCACATgctgtcaggttttttttttttaaagattggcacttgagctaacatctgttaccaatcttcttttttttccttcttcttcttctccccaaagccccccaggacactgggatgctgccccagcatggcttgatgagctgtaccgtgtctgtgcccaggattcgaactggcgaaaccccgggctgccagagTGCAGCGCTAACTTAACCAtgcggccacagggccagcccctgctctcagTTTTTTAATTACACAAATAATGTGACTCCATTCTCCTTGCAAAATATTAAGACATTAGACATGAAGCTGAGGTTCCCTTGGCCACCCCCAactcatttgtctttttgttttactttctagAAGGTTTTGTGTATCCtccttttgggggaaaaaaagaagttttttgttatatttatctatttatgcAATATCTTCTCTCATCTCTCTAACGGTgataattagatttaaaaaattcaatattaGGTTTTAAAGTAGGTTATAGGTAACacaatcaaaattcaaaattcaaagggTAGAAAAGAATGTACAGTCAGCCCTTGTTCTGAGCTGCCGGACCCCCACCCGACACAGCTGCTGGCTCCAGTCTTGTAAATCCTCCAGGATGGTTGGTGCAGAGACAAACAtagatacttcttttttttttttaaatagaaatgctAACAGACTATAGGCATTGAGTTGCCCCCCTTCTTTTTTACTTTCCAATtgtaggtttgtttgttttttcttgtgcTCCCTAGTATTTTTGTCTCTTCCAATTTCTCTGATTGGCTTTTATATATAAATGGGAGgagtctctctctttcattttggaGACTTTCCTTAAATGTCTGCAGGGCCTTGGCTCTCTGTTCATATTTAATAGGGGCACACCAAGAGGATGATtggaagctggggtgggggggcactCACTGTCTGCCTGCTTTGCTGTGGGTCAGCGAAAGCCTTTTCATGGGGACTCCCAAATGCTGGTAGGTGGCAGGCTTTCTCCGGGGCCATTTCGTTTTTTGAGAGAAGAATCTCTTCCATTCTCCCTACCGTGCCCTCAGTGCGGGTGTGGGGGATCTGGAGCAGGGCGCGGCTCCTGTTTCTAGCTCAAGCCTCACCTCTGTTGGGCCAGGTGTCCCCAAGACCAAAGCCTCCCTGAAAGGAGCGCGCAGAGGGGCGGTGGGTGGGGCTCAGGTGCGAGAGGTGAGGAAGCCCCAGGGGCTCAACACTTTGAACAGACTCTCAGGCACCCCTGTGTTCAGCCAGGCTCTGACCCGGGGTCTGGGGACCTGCAGGATCTCCAGGCATCAGGTCCTGactccctctgccctgcctgtCCTGTCACCACCCTTCGGCCACCCTTCGGCTGTCCAGCCGCGTTGGAATCAAAGCCTTGTTGAAATCTTTTGTCCGCTGCTGTCTTCTCTCAGGTCTCTCAGTCCTTGTGGATCTATGCCTCTTTGACTCCTCTCCTGTTACTTAGTTAAGttttggaaggaagagaagacaaaTGCTCGCGGCCAATCTTCCATGTTTAACCAGAAGTCTTACCATGGTTTATGTAACTCATCCCTCAAGCACCAGcctttaggttgtttccagtttttatgCTATCAGGACAGGGCTCTCAGGAATGTTGTAAACACCTCCCGTGATCACTCAAACCTCATGACCATCCTCCGAGGTAGGTATTGTCTTGATTTTACATTTGGGGAAACCCTGGCTCAGAGAAATGCCCTGATGGGGTCTTCTTTTATTGGCTAAtcaactttgctttttttccacatataaaatatctctttttaaagtttttttgtataaaacataatatacatacataaagtGGTATCTTTTTAACCTGTGTAATTCTCCTTGCACAAATACCAGCACAGTGCCAGAAACAAGGCAGgcaaatgaataatgaatgaggGTGAACTACGGTCTCAGTGAGGAGCGTTTTAAAAGAGAGCCCAGCGCAGCAGACAAATGGCTTCTAATGCTGAATTCCTAGGCATCGTGTGGGGGGATGGGTTTGGGCAGGACCGTGTGCCCACTGTTCCTGTGAGGACAGCCCTGTTTGGCCTGGTGATACCCTGATCACTTGCTGCCACTTTCGCGAGGGAGCCAGCTCCTGTCACTGCAGCAGGACAGGCCCAGGCCTCAGGGCCCCTGGGAAGCAGGGTGGTGGGGAAGCCACATGCCAGAGCCCTGTGTGGGTAGGACAAGACATAGGCAGATCAGAGTCTTCTGGGACTGGGAGCCTGGGAGGCCTCCTGGTCCCAAATCCTCACTCTGCAACCCTCTGTTTATTAGAGAATCACTGATTGACTGGGGTGAACAAGCAGCGGAGAGGAAAAAGTCCTTCTCCAGATAGTGTGGTTGGCAAGAAGCCACATCTTCCTTATTTCCCTCCATATCACATGCCAAGCCCAGAGTCTGGCAGGAAGAAGGTCCTCACTAAACACTTGTTGAATTGAGTCAACTGTCTTGGCCTGACAGCCAGGAGACTTgggttccagccccagctctccCTACCTGCAGGATGTCCTGAAGCGAATGGCTTGCTCCTTGGGCCTCATTTTCATCACTTGGTAAATGAGGCCTCTTTCATTCTacaatgccaggcactgtgctggcacCAGGAGCTGCAATAATACACAAGCAAAGAGGTCATTAAAACACAGCGCGTTTGTCAATTAATCCTCactaaagctggggaaaaaaaccgCATCGTGATCTTTGATGGACGTCATGATTGAGAACTTGCCAACACAGCTCAAACGGATTTAAACCAAAAAGGAGAATCTGAGGCCTCACAGAGCTGGAACACAACAAACCAGCCGGATGCAGGTGCTCACATGATGTCATCAGGGATCTTCTCTGTTTCTAGCTCTGCTGGCCTCTGATTTAGCTTTATTTCCAGACGGGAACATAAGCAGCTGCAGGcgcacattcttttaaaatgttatagtcttgtattttttttttaatgtatggaGTTCAAAGTTTCAAAAGTTCAAAAGGGCATATGGAGAAAGTCTCTCTCTCACCCTGTCTCCCAGCCACCCAGCTTCTGCCCCTCAACAACCAGACCTCCCAGTTCCCTGTGCCTCTTTCCAGAGATGTTCTGTGCACCTAACTTTCCACTTTTTTACACAAATAGAAGTGAACTATATGAACTGTGCTGCGCCTTGCTTTTGTCACTTGTATCTTGGAGATTGTTCCGTAACAGTGTAGAAAATTtacttttgggggccagcccagtggcgtggtggttaagttcacactctctgcttcggcagcctggggttcactgattcagattctgggcacagacctacacaccactcatcaagccatgctgtggcagcatcccacatagaagagctagaaggacttacaactaggatatacaactacgtactggggctttggggaaaaaaaaaaacagaaaaaaaaaggaggaaaattggcaacagatgttagctctgggccaatcttccttaccaaaaaagaagaagtacataccttgaaaaaagaaaaaaaatttacttttttcctggcTGAATAGTATTACTCTGTaacataatttgttttttaattttgtttaagattttattcttccttcttctccccaaagccccctggtacatagttgtatattttcagttgtgggtccttctagttgtgtcatgtgagatgccacctcagcgtggcccgatgaacGGTgctaggcccatgcccaggatctgaactggtgaaatcctgggccgctgaagcagagtacacgaacttaacccactcagccacagggccggcccctctgcagTGTAATTTAACCAATCCCCTCTTgacatgtaggttgtttccaatcttttgccaACACAAGCAAAGCTGCAAAGAATAATCTACACGTTCCCTTTTCACCTATGTGCAGACATGTAGGGCTAATTCCCAGAAGTGAAAATTTGAGGTCAAAGGATATGGGTGTTTgtgatttttattgattttgatggatattgccaaattgctctctgTGAATGTTACCAATTTTTATTCCCACCAACAAACAAGTAAGGCTTGTTTACTTAAAGCCAAACCCTCTCCAACTCTCTGGGACACTTTTTGGTCATTACAAATATAAGTTAAACATGGACTGCATTTCTCTTATGGTGAATGAGGTTAGGCATCTTTTCAGATACTTGAGAGTTCTTAATATTTCCTATTCCGTGAAATGTCTGTATAAATTTTTTGTACATTtgttattgtgttgttggtaTTTTTCTTATAGATTTGTAGATTTTTATGTATCAAAATTAGCCCTTTCTCTGCCATAGGAACTATAAACATTTTCTGGAGATTGTCATCTATCTTTTAACGTTTGCTTATGATTTTTACCATGCATATGTactcttaacatttttaatatatatatttaaatgtgtcTTGTCTTTTATGACTTCTGTGTTTTGTTCTCATACTTAGAAATGTCttcccaggggccggcctggtggcgcagcagttaagtgtacacgttcgcttctctgtggcccagggtttgctggttcggatcccaggtgtggacatggcaccgcttggcacaccatgctgtggtaggcgtcgcacatataaagtagaggaagatgggcacagatgttagctcagggccagtcttcctcagcaaaaaagaggagaattggcagtagttagctcagggctaatcttcctcaaaaaaaagaaagaaagaaagaaagaaagaaatgtcttcCCCACTCCAAATTACTtacttctgtggtattcttgccaaaaatgcataacctcaaTCTAGAATGAGAAAACATTGGACAAATCCAAACTgggggacattctgcaaaataactcaCCGGGACCCTTGAAAtgtgtcaagatcatgaaagggggaaaaaagactgaggaactgtctcAGATCAGAAAagtctaaggagacatgacaaataaatgcaatgtgaaatcctggattggatcctgaatCAGAAAAAGGGCATTAGtgggaaaactggcaaaattcaAATAAGATCTGTAGATTAGTAAATAGTATTGTATCAATGCTAATTTCTTGGTGTCGATAGTTATACTGTGGCTACGCAAGATGTTAACATATGGAGAAGCTGGGTAAAGGATATGCAGGaactttgtactatttttgcagcTTTTCTGAAGGtctaaaattcttcaaaataacaAGGTTAAAAATGGCAGTTTCTATGAGTAcctttatggttttattttttacactGTAATCTTTGACCTATTGGTAATATTGGTGTAGGGTATTGATCCATGTGTTTCTCCAGATGGCTACTCAGTTGTTCTAATAACTTCTATCGACTAATCCCTTTTTCCCATactcatgtttttatttatttttaattatctatttatttttaaaactgtggtaaaaaatacataacataaaatttaccctcttaaccatttttaaatgtacagttcagtagtaagtacattcatattgttatgcaaccaacctccagaactctttcatcttgcaaaactgaaactctgtccccatcacACAGCTCCccgtccctccctcctccagcatCCCCCTAGACCACCATTCCGCttcctgtctctgaatttgactgctctagctACCTCGTCTAAGTGGAATCAagcagtatttctctttttagtgtCTGGCTTATGCTGATTAGCAAGCCATTAGtttcacaataaaatgaaaatctatttCTGATACTAATTGGCAAAGCCACCGGTGTTGACTAAGAGACGGATCATCGAAGTGCTTGTAGCAGCAACTTCTGGATTGTGGGTGAgggaactgaagcacagaaaggttaagtgacctgTTGCTGATCAAATGGCCAAGAAGGGGAGAGGGTGCACTTTGAAGCCAGCAGACTGGTTCCACAGCTTGCTTCCAGAGTCTTTGCCCTGGACGAGGGCTCACATAAGAGAGCCACGACTTGGAAACCAGCAGCATCTAGTTGGTGTTTGAAGACAAGAGGTGGATGGAGTCACCCAAAGAGTAGTGATCACCGATATGTAAGGGGCAAGTGGAAGAGATGACCCGGTAGTATGTCCCCAGCAACTGACACACTGTAGGTTCTCAGTCACTATTCACTGGATGAGTCTGAAGGAGCAGCCACAACAGTGGAAGGTAAGTCAGGGGAACCATTTTTCAGAAGCCaaagtgaaaaaattttaaaagattggagTGGTCAACACATTATATGCTgaaaagaggtcaagctaaagtcTGAGAAGTGACCTCTGGATTTAGCAACAAGGAAGTCATTGGTGATGAGCAGTTTCTTGAGATGGTAGGGGCAGGCGTGTGCTGGTGAATGGTGAACAACCAACTCTCCAAAAACATCTCCATTTATGTACTTACataagtttattataaattttactaaTATAAAGGATGTGTAACAGAATttacaaataatcataaaatatacaatattccTTGTTATAAATTCCACTCTTGGATTCATGATTTCATAAGTGGAGTTGTAATCTAACTACAAGTGTAGTTCCAACATGAATGttggttgatatttttatttacattttcgagtaatacaaaaatgaaacaatgaagatATGTTGAAACTTTACTGGTTCCTCACTGATTTGAGTGACTCCTTTGCTGAATCTGATAATAGTTTTCAATTCCTGGGAGAATATTTCCTCGATTTTTTTCTGCTATGCACAATGTAACACTTACAGACAtgacactatttttttctttttcttttttttttttaaagattttatttttttcctttttctcccctaagcccccgggtacacagttgtatattcttcgttgtgggtccttctagttgtggcatgtgggatgccgcctcagtgtggctcgatgagcagtggcatgtccacgcccaggattcaaaccaccgaaacactgggccacctgcagcagagtgcgtgcacttaaccacccggccacggggctggcccctattttttccttttttttttagctgagggagattcaccctgagttaacatccactgccaatcttcctcttt
It includes:
- the VAMP2 gene encoding vesicle-associated membrane protein 2 isoform X1, whose amino-acid sequence is MSATAATAPPAAPTGEGGPPAPPPNLTSNRRLQQTQAQVDEVVDIMRVNVDKVLERDQKLSELDDRADALQAGASQFETSAAKLKRKYWWKNLKMMIILGVICAIILIIIIVYFSS
- the VAMP2 gene encoding vesicle-associated membrane protein 2 isoform X2 translates to MRSATAATAPPAAPTGEGGPPAPPPNLTSNRRLQQTQAQVDEVVDIMRVNVDKVLERDQKLSELDDRADALQAGASQFETSAAKLKRKYWWKNLKMMIILGVICAIILIIIIVYFSS